The following proteins are co-located in the Cryptosporidium parvum Iowa II chromosome 6, whole genome shotgun sequence genome:
- a CDS encoding SNF2 helicase: MIYNSQECKEELNEGESSCEQLSVGTEKDNEMKIDEIVNKHEKSVESELEISSDEETPKNIVKESEKYLKRELDMHHRVADKIKESVGDEKGTKSRLQLLLDQSESYTSFILARSLNPIKYTHENDQTEEIGEKAPKKRKSSAHDHFMNKDDDIELFRETEEEIYGYRPHTRLQVQPACIQNGVLKPYQLEGLNWLINLYEGGLNGILADEMGLGKTFQSISLLAYLREYRDIKGLHLVLSPKSTLGNWMNEIARFCPSIKAVKFLGNGQERSDLIDNELKNIDQRDLENGTCDVIVTSYEMLLKERTWFLRRNFHSVIIDEAHRIKNANSKLSQTVRQLNTRFRLLLTGTPLQNSLRELWSLLNFLYPEIFSSSEEFEALFEAQTGEEEQSIIARFHRILRPFMLRRVKSEVEIDIPPKKEILLYVPLTNMQRRLYKDLLSKNVDALQEKEGGGKLRLINLAMQLRKACNHPYLFDGYEDKSVDPFGEHVVENSGKMVLMDRLIKKLVSGGSRILIFSQMARVLDILEDYCHMRGFPYCRIDGNTSGDDRDRQISEFNKPNSEKLVFLLSTRAGGLGINLATADIVILYDSDWNPQADLQAMDRAHRIGQKKPVFVFRLCHEHTIEEKIIERANLKLQLDFAIIQQGRLKGQSSAQSSGLENSALSKNELMTMIQYGANEILKTTNVNITEEDIEAIISGGEKKTESLQMKIQKHIQGSLMNFSLNGSQSGGKGDSEKIINTGSTNTNSLYEFEGIDYNEVQKQQDRQAWGKISIEKIDQEREERRRGRLENYTLKLIQKYINRQNSARGIDKLPPMHDWQFYDKKRIMELHKRESRYMGELHAGLIKLSQTSTIPFIDENSLLIPIEEIPMDKQIEDISPEEKEEKRNLLQKGFKLWTRREFNLLLRCLETNGVENLDKVEQVLPNKDKNEIKDYVETLLKKGPEELADWNRYFKRIQSSKDDQKKRDELNAVIKSKLSVLNDPWRDLDLESLNIYSKQTKNMTYNQIEDRYLINYTYQYGYGSWDQILSAIKNDHIFSFDWFIKTRSSNDIYRRVDFLIKAFKKRDLNNINTNANSNIDANSSTGTNTLNVGDFNKDGD, from the coding sequence ATGATATATAATAGCCAGGAATGTAAAGAAGAGTTGAATGAGGGTGAAAGTTCTTGTGAACAATTAAGTGTGGGTACCGAAAAAGACAATGAAATGAAGATAGATGAAATTGTTAACAAGCATGAAAAAAGTGTTGAGTCAGAATTGGAAATTAGTAGTGATGAGGAAACTCCAAAGAACATTGTTAAAGAATCGgagaaatatttgaaaagagAATTAGACATGCATCATAGAGTAGCAGACAAGATTAAAGAAAGTGTGGGGGATGAAAAAGGAACCAAGTCCAGACTACAACTTTTACTTGATCAAAGTGAATCCTATACAAGCTTTATATTAGCAAGGTCTTTAAATCCAATCAAGTATACTCATGAAAATGACCAAACTGAAGAAATTGGTGAAAAGGCACCCAAAAAACGAAAATCTTCTGCTCATGATCATTTTATGAATAAAGATGACGATATTGAGCTCTTTAGAGAAACTGAGGAAGAAATATATGGGTACCGTCCACACACTAGATTACAAGTACAACCAGCTTGTATTCAAAATGGAGTATTGAAACCATATCAGTTGGAAGGTTTAAATTGGCTTATTAACTTATACGAGGGAGGACTCAATGGGATATTAGCTGATGAAATGGGACTTGGTAAAACTTTTCAATCAATCTCCTTATTAGCTTATCTTCGTGAATATCGTGATATTAAAGGTCTGCATCTTGTTTTGTCTCCAAAGAGTACTTTAGGAAACTGGATGAATGAAATCGCAAGATTTTGTCCAAGTATAAAAGCTGTCAAGTTTTTAGGAAATGGACAAGAAAGGTCAGATTTGAttgataatgaattaaaaaatattgatcaaAGAGATCTTGAAAATGGTACCTGTGATGTTATTGTCACATCTTACGAAATGCTCCTTAAGGAGAGAACTTGGTTTTTGCGAAGAAACTTCCATTCTGTAATAATTGATGAAGCACatagaattaaaaatgcTAATTCCAAGTTAAGCCAAACTGTAAGACAGTTAAATACTCGATTTAGGCTACTATTAACCGGTACCCCTCTTCAAAATAGTCTCAGAGAACTTTGGTCACTCTTAAACTTTCTTTATCCTGAAATCTTCTCGAGCTCTGAAGAGTTTGAGGCTCTGTTTGAGGCTCAAACTGGAGAAGAGGAACAGTCAATTATTGCCAGATTTCATCGAATTCTACGCCCTTTCATGCTTAGAAGGGTCAAATCTGAAGTAGAAATTGATATTCCTCCTAAAAAGGAAATCCTTCTATACGTACCTCTTACAAATATGCAAAGAAGGTTATACAAAGATCTTCTTTCTAAAAATGTTGATGCTTTGCAAGAAAAAGAAGGTGGAGGTAAGCTTAGACTCATTAATCTTGCAATGCAGCTTAGAAAGGCCTGTAACCATCCATATCTCTTTGATGGTTATGAAGATAAATCTGTAGATCCTTTTGGTGAACATGTTGTTGAGAATTCTGGTAAAATGGTCTTAATGGACCGTCTTATTAAGAAATTGGTATCTGGAGGAAGCAGAATCTTAATATTCAGCCAAATGGCTCGTGTATTGGATATTCTCGAGGATTATTGCCATATGAGAGGTTTTCCTTATTGTAGGATTGATGGAAATACTTCTGGTGATGATAGAGATCGACAGAtttctgaatttaataaGCCAAATAGTGAAAAGCTTGTTTTTCTACTTTCCACTAGAGCTGGAGGATTAGGTATCAATTTGGCTACTGCTGATATTGTTATTCTTTATGATTCTGATTGGAATCCTCAAGCAGATCTTCAAGCTATGGATAGAGCTCATAGAATTGGTCAAAAAAAACCTGTATTTGTATTTCGACTTTGCCACGAACATActattgaagaaaagatTATAGAAAGAGCAAATCTTAAGCTTCAACTGGATTTTGCTATTATTCAGCAAGGTAGACTTAAAGGACAAAGCTCAGCTCAGAGTTCTGGGTTAGAGAATAGTGCATTATCTAAGAATGAACTTATGACAATGATTCAATATGGAGCAAATGAAATTCTTAAAACAACTAATGTTAATATTACTgaagaagatattgaaGCAATTATATCAGGAGGAGAAAAGAAAACTGAATCTCTACAGATGAAGATTCAGAAACATATTCAAGGATCTCTTATGAACTTTAGTTTGAATGGGAGTCAGTCTGGAGGAAAGGGAGATTCTGaaaagattattaatactgGATCAACTAATACAAACTCTTTGTACGAGTTTGAAGGAATTGATTATAATGAAGTTCAAAAACAACAAGATAGACAAGCTTGGGGGAAGATTAGTATTGAAAAGATTGATCAAGAACGTGAGGAAAGACGTAGAGGAAGGTTGGAAAATTATACCTTAAAACTCATCCAAAAGTATATTAATAGACAAAACTCTGCAAGAGGGATAGATAAGTTACCACCAATGCATGATTGGCAATTTTATGATAAAAAGAGGATTATGGAACTTCATAAAAGAGAATCTAGATATATGGGAGAATTACATGCAGGATTAATCAAACTTTCACAGACAAGTACTATTCCATTTATTGATGAGAATTCCTTGTTGATTCCAATTGAGGAGATTCCGATGGATAAACAAATAGAAGATATTTCTCCAGAAGAGAAGGAAGAGAAGAGAAATTTACTTCAGAAAGGCTTTAAACTTTGGACAAGAAGAGAGTTTAACTTACTTTTAAGATGTTTGGAGACTAATGGAGTAGAGAACTTGGACAAAGTTGAGCAAGTTTTACCAAATAAGGATAAGAATGAGATTAAAGATTATGTTGAGACATTATTGAAGAAGGGTCCAGAAGAATTAGCTGACTGGAATAGATACTTTAAGAGAATTCAGTCTTCAAAAGACGATCAAAAGAAGAGAGATGAATTGAATGCAGTAATAAAAAGCAAGCTCTCAGTCTTGAATGACCCTTGGAGAGACTTAGATCTTGAGAGCCTTAATATTTATAGCAAACAAACAAAGAATATGACATATAATCAGATTGAAGATAGGTATCTGATTAACTATACCTACCAATATGGTTATGGAAGTTGGGATCAGATCCTATCTGCAATAAAGAATGATCATATATTTAGTTTTGATTGGTTTATCAAGACAAGAAGTTCAAATGATATTTACAGGAGAGTAgactttttaattaaagcTTTTAAAAAACgagatttaaataatattaatactaatgCTAATTCTAATATCGATGCAAATTCAAGCACTGGTACCAATACTTTAAATGTTGGTGACTTCAATAAAGATGGTGATTAG